Proteins encoded by one window of Vespula pensylvanica isolate Volc-1 chromosome 6, ASM1446617v1, whole genome shotgun sequence:
- the LOC122630210 gene encoding omega-amidase NIT2 isoform X1 has translation MYVGAAHTANLQIICCIRAYLNSTSGLCQVRKINKRIIRSIAFRLALVQLAVSDDKVRNITRAIDYIERAKKNRADIVVLPECFNSSYGISHFEKNAEEIPGGQTSIALSDVAKKNNIYVIGGTIPEREDDKLYNTCTIWAPDGKMIGKYRKMHLFDIDIKGKITFRESDSLSPGNSLFTFEMMGCKIGIGICYDIRFEEMAKLYRNQGCQMLIYPAAFNMTTGPLHWSLLQRSRANDNQLYVACVSPARGSPPGYIAWGHTQLTNPWGEILHELDSAEDMIVCDIDLKTVDEVRAQIPIFYQRRTDLYDTVWVK, from the exons ATGTATGTTGGCGCTGCACACACGGCTAACCTACAAATAATATGCTGCATACGAGCATACTTAAACAGTACTTCAGGACTATGTCAAGTacgtaaaataaacaaacgtataatccgatcgatcg CATTCCGCTTAGCGTTAGTGCAACTTGCTGTGAGTGATGATAAAGTAAGGAACATAACACGAGCGATAGATTATATCGAACGTGCTAAGAAAAATCGAGCGGACATCGTCGTATTACCAGAATGTTTCAATTCTTCTTACGGAATat CTCATTTCGAAAAGAATGCAGAAGAAATTCCAGGAGGTCAAACCAGCATTGCATTGTCCGATGTGgccaaaaaaaataatatttacgtgATTGGTGGTACAATTCCAGAAAGAGAggatgataaattatataatacatgtacAATTTGGGCACCAGACGGGAAAATGATAGGCAAATATAGAAag ATGCATCTCTTCGATATCGACatcaaaggaaaaataacATTCCGCGAAAGTGATTCTTTGAGTCCAGGAAATTCTCTATTTACCTTCGAAATGATGGGATGCAAGATTGGCATTGGCATTTGCTATGATATTCGTTTCGAAGAAATGGCGAAACTCTATAGAAATCAGG GTTGTCAAATGTTAATATATCCAGCTGCATTCAATATGACCACCGGTCCACTGCATTGGTCGCTTCTGCAGCGTTCCAGAGCAAATGACAATCAATTATACGTCGCCTGCGTATCGCCAGCTCGTGGTTCTCCTCCTGGTTATATAGCATGGGGACATACACAGCTAACTAATCCTTGGGGGGAAATTCTTCATGAATTAGATTCCGCGGAGGACATGATCGTCTGTGATATAG ATCTCAAAACCGTGGACGAGGTAAGAGCTCAAATTCcaattttttatcaacgacGTACGGATTTATACGACACCGTTTGGGTGAAGTaa
- the LOC122630205 gene encoding uncharacterized protein LOC122630205 isoform X2: protein MSALQSCINLLIIHLVSIEAIGVGQAWRISPYSKSDYFLEHPSWPRLDSSAFEVRTVSGVGRLIPLNDLRNLPNNQIIDKIENVEPNSLSDQENIERDSREMSPYQNDLTKRINVNTKKDLSIDEKTDESSTYPQKIFKTKVSMRVFPIDIWEQSLKSDKKIDKSKDINHRVRRETDNDTNMEKIGSTLTLREARLASPETWSKQPLSVEFRHRSNFEQQPLRDQNDDADESSIGLRNYHGPRADFVTSHYRRGYPDNRESRDTFFSKTYDDLDLPWYRNMIRERDYDVPPLRRPYSEYYRAYPERNYRMERDYYMRVPNNEHSYYYDRYRDEDIDLYGRTRTAPKPKRIIYYATLPEIVRKPVDLRNYPRTAYDGGLTRTTVTRGGTFERVPGNVDPSRDDEERRKGSMKENLNESDSGYEGSNDRSNVVNQIQNRDDGNNKLPWPVQIGTEVSVKDDERIHGRKIFGETIGFERLQNAPDPVATSEPTGKNTN, encoded by the exons ATGAGCGCCCTGCAATCATGTATAAACCTTTTAATCATACATCTCGTATCGATCGAGGCGATCGGTGTTGGCCAAGCATGGCGAATATCGCCTTACTCAAAGTCCGATTATTTCTTAGAACATCCATCTTGGCCTCGATTGGATTCATCTGCTTTCGAAGTACGCACTGTTAGCGGTGTGGGTCGTTTGATACCTTTGAACGATTTACGAAATCTTcctaataatcaaataatcgaTAAGATCGAGAACGTCGAACCGAATTCTTTGTCCGatcaagaaaatatcgaacgtgATTCAAGAGAGATGTCACCGTACCAAAATGATCTGACAAAGAGAATAAATGTTAATACCAAGAaggatttatcgatcgatgaaaagacGGACGAGAGTTCGACGTATCCgcaaaaaattttcaaaacgaaAGTTTCCATGAGAGTATTCCCGATCGACATTTGGGAACAATCGTTGAAAAGCgataagaaaatcgataaatcgaaagatattAATCATCGCGTACGTCGTGAAACGGACAACGATACTAACATGGAAAAAATCGGTAGTACGTTGACGCTTCGTGAGGCACGATTGGCTTCACCGGAAACATGGTCGAAACAGCCACTATCCGTTGAGTTTCgacatcgatcgaatttcgaaCAACAGCCCCTTAGGGATCAGAACGATGACGCTGATGAGTCATCGATCGGCTTAAGAAATTATCACGGTCCAAGAGCCGATTTCGTAACGAGTCATTACCGTCGTGGTTATCCGGACAATCGTGAATCTCGTGATACGTTTTTTTCTAAAACGTATGACGACCTTGATCTACCTTGGTATAGAAATATGATAAGAGAGAGGGATTACGATGTACCACCATTACGTCGGCCATATTCGGAATATTATCGAGCATATCCCGAACGAAATTATAGAATGGAAAGGGATTATTACATGCGTGTACCGAACAACGAGcattcttattattacgatcgttACAGGGACGAGGATATCGATCTTTACGGTAGAACAAGGACCGCACCGAAACCTAAGAGAATCATTTATTACGCTACTTTGCCGGAGATCGTAAGGAAGCCTGTTGATCTTAGAAATTATCCTCGAACGGCATACGATGGTGGATTGACCAGGACAACCGTAACACGTGGTGGTACATTCGAACGTGTTCCCGGTAACGTAGATCCCAGCAG GGATGACGAGGAGCGTAGAAAGGGTTCGATGAAGGAGAACTTAAATGAGAGCGATTCTGGATATGAAGGCAGTAACGATAGGAGCAACGTGGTCAATCAGATTCAAAACAGGGACGACGGGAATAACAAGTTACCCTGGCCCGTGCAAATTGGTACCGAAGTTAGCGTCAAGGACGACGAGAGGATTCATGGGAGAAAGATTTTCGGAGAGACAATAGGCTTCGAAAGACTTCAAAATGCACCTGATCCTGTCGCAACCAGCGAACCTACTGGAAAGAATACCAATTga
- the LOC122630205 gene encoding uncharacterized protein LOC122630205 isoform X1 has protein sequence MSALQSCINLLIIHLVSIEAIGVGQAWRISPYSKSDYFLEHPSWPRLDSSAFEVRTVSGVGRLIPLNDLRNLPNNQIIDKIENVEPNSLSDQENIERDSREMSPYQNDLTKRINVNTKKDLSIDEKTDESSTYPQKIFKTKVSMRVFPIDIWEQSLKSDKKIDKSKDINHRVRRETDNDTNMEKIGSTLTLREARLASPETWSKQPLSVEFRHRSNFEQQPLRDQNDDADESSIGLRNYHGPRADFVTSHYRRGYPDNRESRDTFFSKTYDDLDLPWYRNMIRERDYDVPPLRRPYSEYYRAYPERNYRMERDYYMRVPNNEHSYYYDRYRDEDIDLYGRTRTAPKPKRIIYYATLPEIVRKPVDLRNYPRTAYDGGLTRTTVTRGGTFERVPGNVDPSRYRYRHLYDGYDSYTKRSSFYDRPYVGYRDDEERRKGSMKENLNESDSGYEGSNDRSNVVNQIQNRDDGNNKLPWPVQIGTEVSVKDDERIHGRKIFGETIGFERLQNAPDPVATSEPTGKNTN, from the coding sequence ATGAGCGCCCTGCAATCATGTATAAACCTTTTAATCATACATCTCGTATCGATCGAGGCGATCGGTGTTGGCCAAGCATGGCGAATATCGCCTTACTCAAAGTCCGATTATTTCTTAGAACATCCATCTTGGCCTCGATTGGATTCATCTGCTTTCGAAGTACGCACTGTTAGCGGTGTGGGTCGTTTGATACCTTTGAACGATTTACGAAATCTTcctaataatcaaataatcgaTAAGATCGAGAACGTCGAACCGAATTCTTTGTCCGatcaagaaaatatcgaacgtgATTCAAGAGAGATGTCACCGTACCAAAATGATCTGACAAAGAGAATAAATGTTAATACCAAGAaggatttatcgatcgatgaaaagacGGACGAGAGTTCGACGTATCCgcaaaaaattttcaaaacgaaAGTTTCCATGAGAGTATTCCCGATCGACATTTGGGAACAATCGTTGAAAAGCgataagaaaatcgataaatcgaaagatattAATCATCGCGTACGTCGTGAAACGGACAACGATACTAACATGGAAAAAATCGGTAGTACGTTGACGCTTCGTGAGGCACGATTGGCTTCACCGGAAACATGGTCGAAACAGCCACTATCCGTTGAGTTTCgacatcgatcgaatttcgaaCAACAGCCCCTTAGGGATCAGAACGATGACGCTGATGAGTCATCGATCGGCTTAAGAAATTATCACGGTCCAAGAGCCGATTTCGTAACGAGTCATTACCGTCGTGGTTATCCGGACAATCGTGAATCTCGTGATACGTTTTTTTCTAAAACGTATGACGACCTTGATCTACCTTGGTATAGAAATATGATAAGAGAGAGGGATTACGATGTACCACCATTACGTCGGCCATATTCGGAATATTATCGAGCATATCCCGAACGAAATTATAGAATGGAAAGGGATTATTACATGCGTGTACCGAACAACGAGcattcttattattacgatcgttACAGGGACGAGGATATCGATCTTTACGGTAGAACAAGGACCGCACCGAAACCTAAGAGAATCATTTATTACGCTACTTTGCCGGAGATCGTAAGGAAGCCTGTTGATCTTAGAAATTATCCTCGAACGGCATACGATGGTGGATTGACCAGGACAACCGTAACACGTGGTGGTACATTCGAACGTGTTCCCGGTAACGTAGATCCCAGCAGGTATCGCTATCGACATCTCTACGATGGTTATGATTCTTACACAAAGAGATCGAGCTTTTACGATCGTCCTTACGTTGGATATAGGGATGACGAGGAGCGTAGAAAGGGTTCGATGAAGGAGAACTTAAATGAGAGCGATTCTGGATATGAAGGCAGTAACGATAGGAGCAACGTGGTCAATCAGATTCAAAACAGGGACGACGGGAATAACAAGTTACCCTGGCCCGTGCAAATTGGTACCGAAGTTAGCGTCAAGGACGACGAGAGGATTCATGGGAGAAAGATTTTCGGAGAGACAATAGGCTTCGAAAGACTTCAAAATGCACCTGATCCTGTCGCAACCAGCGAACCTACTGGAAAGAATACCAATTga
- the LOC122630207 gene encoding G-patch domain and KOW motifs-containing protein-like: MTEEGKKISFGFAKTIKKPVLKNTLSQEQKKVDYIECLDDKGIKVIGEEEKKDEPLVIPLLGSEMWHDRIINKIDADIFEPKPVPNEELKLKNDIKKEQSNEIANGNATPIHTDIPPMIIKIEPADSTTTETTLEEQAAKEIIEDLKSTGKKEDSKVLTLPVTEEEKALRGQEESTLEDYERIPIDAFGLAMLRGMGWQPGRGIGKNEKVVATVIPELRPKGMGLGADKVTLQKQTTNSKDKQEEEIKIKKGTYVKIVSGKYVNSYGQIEGLDDDAGRLIVKMALGGNIISVNEFIVQPVTKDEYIKKAKVLNVAKYEEYKNKEATELEKSPSSEPSKSNQNSEKEQYERDERGNTEKHTKRKQKKDDHKKKSKKHKRQSTDSDSSIERKSRKRRSSSSSSSSRHRPKKSKKTKKHKKHDSSPEQSSKKRKKKDKEREKTKDKYSHNCETLDRRKHKQKRSRSKSPKRRSRSRSRSARR; the protein is encoded by the exons atgacagaagaaggaaaaaaaatttcttttggttttgcaaaaactattaaaaaacctgtattaaaaaatacacttTCCCAGGAACAAAAGAAAGTCGATTATATTGAATGTCTTGATGACAAAGGTATTAAAGTAATTGG agaagaggagaagaaagatgaacCTCTGGTCATTCCTTTGTTAGGCTCTGAAATGTGGCAtgatagaattattaataaaattgatgcTGATATTTTTGAGCCCAAACCAGTGCCAAATGAAGaactgaaattaaaaaatgatattaaaaaagagcAGAGTAACGAAATAGCTAATGGAAATGCAACGCCGATTCATACAGATATTCCTcctatgattattaaaatagagCCAGCTGATTCAACTACTACAGAAACGACATTGGAAGAGCAGGCAGctaaagaaattatagaaGATTTAAAATCtacaggaaaaaaagaagattctaaAGTTTTAACATTACCTGTAACAGAAGAGGAAAAAGCTTTAAGAGGACAAGAAGAG TCTACTTTAGAAGATTATGAACGAATTCCAATAGATGCGTTTGGTCTTGCTATGTTACGTGGAATGGGATGGCAACCTGGACGAGGAATtgggaaaaatgaaaa agTAGTCGCAACTGTTATACCTGAATTACGTCCAAAAGGAATGGGCCTTGGAGCAGACAAAGTTACATTGCAAAAACAAACAACAAATTCTAAAGacaaacaagaagaagaaataaaaattaagaaaggtACCTATGTGAAGATTGTAAGTGGCAAATACGTTAACTCTTACGGTCAAATAGAAGGATTAGACGACGATGCTGGAagattaatcgtaaaaatggCTTTGGgaggaaatattatttctgtaaACGAATTTATAGTTCAACCAGTTACAAAAGACGAGTACATTAAGAAAGCTAAGGTTTTAA ATGTAGCAAAGTACGAGGAATATAAGAACAAAGAAGCAActgaattagaaaaatctcCATCTTCTGAACCCAGCAAAAGTAATCAAAATAGCGAAAAGGAACAATatgaaagagacgaaagaggTAATACCGAAAAACACactaaaagaaaacaaaaaaaagatgatcataaaaaaaaatcaaaaaagcaCAAAAGACAGTCAACCGACAGTGATAGTagtattgaaagaaaaagcagaaaaagaagaagctctagtagtagcagtagtagcaggCATAGGCCaaaaaaatctaagaaaactaaaaaacaTAAGAAACATGATAGTTCACCGGAACAATCAagtaaaaaacgaaagaagaaggataaggaacgtgaaaaaacaaaagacaaATATAGCCATAATTGTGAAACTTTAGATAGAAGGaaacataaacaaaaaagatcacGATCTAAGTCGCCAAAGAGAAGATCCAGATCGAGATCCAGATCAGCTAGAAGATGA
- the LOC122630210 gene encoding omega-amidase NIT2 isoform X2 → MLHTSILKQYFRTMSTFRLALVQLAVSDDKVRNITRAIDYIERAKKNRADIVVLPECFNSSYGISHFEKNAEEIPGGQTSIALSDVAKKNNIYVIGGTIPEREDDKLYNTCTIWAPDGKMIGKYRKMHLFDIDIKGKITFRESDSLSPGNSLFTFEMMGCKIGIGICYDIRFEEMAKLYRNQGCQMLIYPAAFNMTTGPLHWSLLQRSRANDNQLYVACVSPARGSPPGYIAWGHTQLTNPWGEILHELDSAEDMIVCDIDLKTVDEVRAQIPIFYQRRTDLYDTVWVK, encoded by the exons ATGCTGCATACGAGCATACTTAAACAGTACTTCAGGACTATGTCAA CATTCCGCTTAGCGTTAGTGCAACTTGCTGTGAGTGATGATAAAGTAAGGAACATAACACGAGCGATAGATTATATCGAACGTGCTAAGAAAAATCGAGCGGACATCGTCGTATTACCAGAATGTTTCAATTCTTCTTACGGAATat CTCATTTCGAAAAGAATGCAGAAGAAATTCCAGGAGGTCAAACCAGCATTGCATTGTCCGATGTGgccaaaaaaaataatatttacgtgATTGGTGGTACAATTCCAGAAAGAGAggatgataaattatataatacatgtacAATTTGGGCACCAGACGGGAAAATGATAGGCAAATATAGAAag ATGCATCTCTTCGATATCGACatcaaaggaaaaataacATTCCGCGAAAGTGATTCTTTGAGTCCAGGAAATTCTCTATTTACCTTCGAAATGATGGGATGCAAGATTGGCATTGGCATTTGCTATGATATTCGTTTCGAAGAAATGGCGAAACTCTATAGAAATCAGG GTTGTCAAATGTTAATATATCCAGCTGCATTCAATATGACCACCGGTCCACTGCATTGGTCGCTTCTGCAGCGTTCCAGAGCAAATGACAATCAATTATACGTCGCCTGCGTATCGCCAGCTCGTGGTTCTCCTCCTGGTTATATAGCATGGGGACATACACAGCTAACTAATCCTTGGGGGGAAATTCTTCATGAATTAGATTCCGCGGAGGACATGATCGTCTGTGATATAG ATCTCAAAACCGTGGACGAGGTAAGAGCTCAAATTCcaattttttatcaacgacGTACGGATTTATACGACACCGTTTGGGTGAAGTaa
- the LOC122630158 gene encoding SWI5-dependent HO expression protein 3-like: protein MSRAVNGHTLMLKVSKNAAVLDNKKEIANDAGVERIIAVQNNIDTKAKFTQTCKFWNEEKLKNVYTEEKDNASRSTPSLFYDEHKKCMSFVEEPAPQWLIEEALSRGNEVCKDLKSANKEIDYENVIFDLKNKLNETKVELEEAIRKKNFVKEKYKRIAENVQMEACKKNEVLQKKIIQICTSVLEKLGSSALSNNKGNGSQNNNRRSSRYFGKLSKRLYKKLRVAISTSKKLKRELSKTRKELKSKSNDYESVNKCFTILKQEMETTETNLNDLINENATLRKKFEDMKEWMELKIGKEQNERISVTQMRELPKYRELANLKKKSEEDCATIKQLHNKLLRSESANANKGFLLNSYKGQISDLAKEKDLFTSKIKELENELTALRTSNAQLKAKISLINEEKLNLACKMEKSETDLKQQIESQINRKHEESMQEEINAIKMKCEDAIKILKEKLITFESKNIEYSKAIKEFLKKIHDHCDERNSEKTNFYGSEESEREAHETACNILNMTPEELTNFMNGKPNTVNNTWLTDLNKITSKNNFSDGLAKFLFKTTLDKIYTSA, encoded by the exons ATGAGTCGAGCGGTGAACGGACACACTCTCATGCTCAAG GTTTCCAAGAACGCGGCAGTATTGGATAACAAAAAGGAGATTGCAAATGATGCCGGGGTGGAGAGGATCATTGCTG TTCAGAACAATATTGACACGAAAGCTAAATTCACGCAAACGTGTAAATTctggaacgaagaaaaattaaaaaatgtatataccgaggaaaaagataatgCGAGTCGTTCTACTCCGTCATTATTTTACGATGAACACAAAAAATGTATGAGCTTTGTTGAAGAACCAGCACCTCAATGGTTGATCGAAGAAGCCCTCAGCAGAGGGAATGAGGTATGCAAAGA CTTGAAATCGGCCAATAAAGAAATCGA ctatgaaaatgttattttcgATTTGAAGAATAAACTTAACGAGACTAAAGTCGAGCTCGAAGAagcgataagaaagaaaaatttcgttaaagaaaaatataaaag gATCGCGGAAAATGTACAAATGGAAGCTTGTAAGAAGAACGAAGTGTTGCAAAAAAAGATCATACAAATCTGCACTTCGGTTTTGGAAAAATTAGGATCATCCGCGTTGTcgaataataaaggaaatgggtctcaaaataataatcgtagatCTTCGAGATATTTCGGGAAATTATCGaaacgattatataaaaag ttacGAGTTGCAATTTCAACTTCGAAAAAGCTAAAGCGTGAATTATCGAAAACACGAAAGGAATTGAAAAGCAAGTCGAATGATTATGAATCAGTAAACAAatgttttacaattttaaaacaAGAAATGGAAACTACCGAGACGAATTTGAATGATCTAATAAATGAGAATGCAACTCTTCGTAAAAAATTCGAGGATATGAAAGAATGGATGGAATTGAAGATTGGTAAGGAACAAAACGAAAGGATCAGTGTCACGCAAATGCGTGAATTACCGAAATACAGAGAACTAgctaatttaaagaaaaaatctgaAGAAGATTGCGCAACTATCAAACAACTTCATAACAA ATTATTACGATCGGAATCAGCAAACGCCAATAAAGGATTTTTACTGAACAGTTACAAAGGTCAAATATCGGACCTTGCCAAGGAAAAAGATCTATTTACGTCTAAGATCAAAGAATTGGAAAACGAATTGACTGCACTTAGAACCAGCAACGCACAACTCAAAGccaaa atttctttaataaacGAGGAGAAGTTAAACCTTGCTTGCAAAATGGAAAAATCTGAAACGGATTTAAAACAAcag ATCGAATCTCAGATAAATCGAAAGCACGAGGAATCGATGCAGGAGGAGATTAATgctattaaaatgaaatgcgAGGACGCGAtcaaaattttgaaagaaaaattaatcactTTCGAAAGTAAAAACATCGAATATTCAAAAGCTATTAAA gaatttttgaaaaaaattcacgatCATTGCGACGAACGAAATAGTGAAAAGACGAATTTTTATGGGAGcgaagaaagcgagagagaagcaCACGAGACAGCTTGTAATATTTTGAACATGACACCCGAAGAATTAACAAACTTTATGAATGGAAAACCTAACACG GTCAACAACACTTGGCTAACAGATTTGAACAAGATCACGTCGAAGAACAATTTCTCAGATGGTTTGGCTAAATTTCTATTCAAAACAACGCTCGACAAAATTTATACATcagcttga